The following nucleotide sequence is from Achromobacter spanius.
TCAATGTGACGTCGGGTCTGAGCTGGCCTGCCCTGCATCTGCCTACCGCGCTGGCCCGCAAGCGCGCGGCGGTTGCGCGGTCGGCAGGCGTGGTGGCGCGCTACGAGCAGACGGTGCTGCGGGCGGTGGAAGAACTGGAGTCGGCACTGACTGAATTCGGCCAGACACAGCAGCGCCTGGGCAACCTGGCGCAGGCGGCGGCCTATAGCAGCCGCGCGGCCGAGCTTGCGCAACTGCGCTATCGCGAGGGCAGCGCGCCGTATTTGACGGTGCTGGACGCGCAGCGTACGCTTTTGCGCGCCCAGGACGCCGTGGCGGTGGCCGAAACCGAGTCCTATACCCGCCTGGTTGCGCTGTATAAGGCCGTGGGCGGAGGCTGGCAGGCGCCAGGCCAAGCGGAATCGGCTGAGATCATGGCACCATAGGAACCCTTGCCCGGAGTATCGATATCGTCATGTCTGACAGTCCGTCCCACCCCGTCACCTGGATGCCGCATCAGCCGGCGGATCGCGTGCTGATGATCTTGAAGACGCGCGGCCCGCAGTCCACCGCGGTCATCGCGAAGGCCATGGACGTGACCGGCGAGGCCGTGCGCCAGCAGATGACGCGCCTGCATGCCGACGGGTTGGTCGATTCCGAAAGCCACAGCGCCGGGCGCGGCCGGCCCACCCAGATCTGGTTTTTGACCGAGGCCGGTCATGCCCGCTTTCCCGACACGCATGCTGAAATGACCGTGCAGATGATCGGCGCGGTGCGTCAGGTGTTTGGCGACGAGGGGGTGGAAAAGCTGATCCAGGCGCGCGAGGGCGCCATGCTGGACGGCTATCGCAAGGCGATGGCGGGGGCAACGGATTTGCAGGCCCGCTTGGAACGCCTGGTGCAGGTGAGGTCAGCCGAAGGTTATATGGCGGAATTGCGTGCTGACGGTGACGGCTTTTTGTTTATCGAAAACCACTGTCCCATATGTTCGGCGGCCAAAGCCTGTATGGGGTTTTGCCGGAGCGAGCTGGACCTGTTCCGCAAGGTGTTGGGGGCGGGGGTGAGGGTAGAGCGCGAAGAGCATATTCTTAGCGGGGCGCGGCGGTGTGCGTATCGGGTGGGGGCTGATTGATGGGTTGCGCGCGATGGGCAGTAGGGTATTTGTGTCGGGCGGGGCGCGCTTCACCCATCCTACGCGGGCTTAGGCGTTGCCCATGCCGCTGAACAAGCGTTACCCATGTGTCCGAACGGGCGTTACCCATGTCCCCGAACAGGTTTCGTGTCGGTTCCCGATCCATGCGGCGTCGTACATCCTATTTGACGTTTGCGTATGACTCTCAAGCAACTTGAAGCGTTTTACTGGGCGGCTACCTGTGCCAGCTTTGCTGTGGCGGCTGAGCGCCTGCACCTGTCGGTGTCGTCGCTGTCCAAGCGCATCACCGAACTTGAGGAGGCGCTGGGCCAGTCGCTGTTTGATCGCAGCGGGCACAAGGCCGTGCTGACCGACGCCGGGCAGCGACTGGTGCCGCAGGCGCGTGAGTTGTTGGCGGCGGCGGACCAGGTGCGCGCGTCCATGGCTGAAACGCCGGGCTTGCGTGGCCGCTGTCGCTTCGGCGTGGGCGAACTGACCGCGTTGACCTGGCTGCCACGGCTGATCGGTGTGGTGCGCGCGGCGTATCCCGACCTGGTTCTGGAGCCGTATGTGGACATCGGCCAGGTGCTGGAACAGCGGGTGGCCGACGGTGAACTGGATTTTGCTGTCATCGCGGGCAGATCCTCGCGTGCGAATATCTCTTCCACGCCGATTGGCGAGGCCCGCTTTGCGTGGGCCGCGGCGCCCGCCGTGCTGGACGGTGAAACCCGCATGACCCCGGCCTTGCTGGCCCGCTTGCCGTTGGTGATGCTGCCGGCGGGTGCGGGCACGACCCGCATCATTGACGATTGGCTGGCGGGGCGCGAGGCGGTGGGCGAACGCCTCTGCTGCAACAACTGGGGCGCCATCGTCGGCCTGCTGATCGAGGGCACGGGCGTTGGGTTGATACCGGAGCACTGGGCCCGCGCGCTGCAAGCCGAAGGCAGCCTGCGCCTGCTGCAAGGCGACCCCGAACCCGCCGCCTTGCCCTATGCGTTCCAGCAGCGTCGCGATGATGCCCGCCCACTGGTCGCCCGTCTGCGTGAATCGGTGGCGGCGGCCGTGGACTTTTCCGCGCCTTGCCGCTTGCCCTGACCCTGCCGCCCAGCTTGCGCGGCAGGCGTCCGCAAGGCGGCCGATCCCTGCCTGCGTGCCGGGGCCAGGCCCGCGCCCTCTATACAATCGCCGCGCGCCTGGCGCAGAATCCAACAAGATGCATCGACGGAGATCTTTCATGCGTAAACTTTGCCTCGCCATGGCCATGGCGGGAATGCTGGCTAGCGGCCTGGCGCAAGCCCAGTCCACCCTTCGTATCGGTTTGCAGGACGATCCGGACGTGCTGGACCCGGCGCGCGCGCGCACGTTCGTGGGCCGCATCGTGTTCGCCTCGCTGTGCGACAAGCTGGTTGATATCTCGCCCGATCTGAAGTTCGTGCCGCAGTTGGCGCAGTCCTGGACGATCGGCCCCGACAATAAAACCCTGACGTTCAAGCTGCGCACCGACGCGGTCTTCCATGACGGCACGCCGGTCAACGCCGCCGCGGTCAAGGCCAATCTGGATCGCGCCCGCACGCTGCCCGACAGCAACCGCAAGAGCGAGCTTGCCACCGTGGCCAGCGTCGACGCGCCCGACGAGCACACCGTTGTGCTGAACCTGTCGCAACCCGACGCCTCGCTGCTGTCGCAGTTGTCCGACCGCGCCGGCATGATGATGTCGCCCGCCAGCTTCGACAAGGATCCGGGCGGCAAGCCGGTGTGCTCGGGCCCGTACCAGTTCAAGGAGCGCGTGCAGAACGACCGCATCGTGCTTGAGAAATTTCCCAAGTATTGGGACGCCGCCAACTACCATTTCGATCGGCTTATCTTCACGCCGATTCCCGACACCACCGTGCGCCTGAACAACCTGCGCGCGGGTGATCTGGACATCATCGAGCGTGTGGCGCCCAGCGACGCCAAGGCGGTGAAGGATGACGGCAACCTGCGCCTGGCGCCCGTGACCGGCCTGGGCTTCCAGTCGATCTCGATCAATCTGGGCAACGGCGCGCGCGCCGACAACCCGCTGGCCAAGGACAAGCGCGTGCGTCAGGCGCTGGACCTGGCGATTGACCGCGATGTGCTGAACCAGGTCATCGGTGAAGGCATGTTCCAGCCCGCCTACCAGCCGTTCCCGCCCGCCAGCTTTGCCTACAACACCGCGTTCGAACACAAGGGCCGCGACCCGAAGAAGGCGCAGGCGCTGCTGAAAGAAGCCGGTTTTGACCGCGTGAAGTTCGAGATCACCTTCGGCAACAACACCACCATGCAGCAGGTGTTCGAGCTGGTGCAGGCGATGGGTTCCGAAGCCGGCTTTGACATCACGCTGCGTCCGGTGGAATTCGCATCGCTGCAATCCTCGCTGGCGCGTGGCGATTTCCAGGTGGGCCAGAGCGGCTGGTCGGGCCGGGTGGATCCCAGCGGCAATATCCATCAGTACCTCAGTTGCAAGGGCAATTTGAACGACGGCAAGTTCTGCGACGCCGGCGTGGACAAGCTGCTGAACGACGCGCGCGCCGAAGCCGACACGGTCAAGCGCCGCGCGCTGTACGACCAGGTGCTGACCAGCATGCAGGACCAGCGCCCCATCATCTATTTGTTCTACCTGCCGTGGACCTTCGGCGTGCAGAAGAAGGTGGAGGGCTTCGTGCCTTACCCTGACGGCCTGATCCGCCTGAAGGGCGTGACCATCGCCAAGAAGTAAGTTGGGCGACCAACGACGGGATCCGGATTCGGATCCCGTTTTTCTTATTCGCGGACGGTAGAAGCCTCCGCTACAGGACGCATCATGTTTACGACTCGCCCGGAAATCCTAGGCACCTTCGGTGTGGTGACCTCTACCCATTGGCTGGCCAGCGCGGCAGGCATGTCGCTGCTGGAACGCGGCGGCAATGCCTTCGACGCCTGCGCGGCGTCGGCCTTTGTGCTGCAGGTAGTTGAACCCCATCTGGTTGGCCCGGCCGGCGAAGTGCCGGCAATTTTTTATTCGGCGCGCACCGGCAGGCTGGAAGTGCTGTGCGGCCAGGGCACCACGCCCGCCGCCGCCACACTTGAACGCTACCGCGCCGAAGGGCTGAAGCTGATCCCCGGCAATGGCCTGTTGGCCACGGTGATACCCGGCGCCTTCGACGCCTGGATGCTGCTGCTGCGCGACCACGGCACGATGCGTGTGCGCGATGTGCTGGAACCCGCCATCTATTACGCCGAGCACGGCCATGCGCTGATGCCGCGCATTTCCAACACCATTGCGGGCCTGAAGGATTTCTTCCAGACCCACTGGCCCACCACCGCCCAGGTCTATGTGCCGGACGGCAAGGTGCCCGAAGCGCGCAAGCTGTTCCGCAACCCGGCGCTGGCGCGCACCTGGACCCGCGTGCTGAAAGAGGCCGAGAGCGTGGGCGCGGACCGCGAACGCCAGATCGAGGCCGCCCGCGACGCCTTCTACCGTGGCTTCATTGCTGAAGAGATCGATCGGTTCGCCCGCAACACGGACGTGATGGATGAAAGCGGCGCGACGCACCGTGGCGTCATCACGGCCGATGACCTGGCCGGCTGGTCAGCCAGCTACGACACGCCGCTGACCTACGACTACCATGGCTACACCGTGGCCAAGGCCGGGGCCTGGAGCCAAGGCCCGGTGTTTCTGCAGACGCTGGCGCTGTTAAAGAACATGGACCTGGCGGGCGTGGGGCCGAACAGCGTGGAATTCATCCACCGCGTCACCGAGGCCATGAAGCTGGCGTTTGCCGACCGCGAAGCCTATTACGGCGACCCGGCTTTCATCGACGTGCCGCTGGCGCACCTGCTGTCGGACGCGTATAGCGCCGAACGCCGCGCGCTGATCGGTGAAATGGCGTCGCACGATTTGCTGCCCGGCAGGGTGCCCGGGTTCGAGGCGCAGGTTGCCCGCGTGATGGACACGCTGGAACGCCTGTCTCCGGTGTCCGCGCCCGGCAGCGCCACCAACGAGCCCACGCTGGCCGATATGCGTGCTTCCGACACGCGTGCTTCCAACATGCATGCCTCGGCCAAGCGCGGTGACACCACGCATGTGGACGTGATCGACCGCTGGGGCAACATGATTTCGGCCACGCCCTCGGGCGGCTGGTTCCAGTCTTCCCCTGTGATTCCCGAACTGGGTTTTGGCCTGAATACGCGTGCTCAGATGTTCTGGCTGGAAGAAGGCTTGCCCGGCACGCTGGCGCCGGGCAAGCGTCCGCGCACCACGCTGACGCCGTCGCTGGCGCTGCGCAATGGCAAGCCCTATCTGGCTTTCGGCACGCCAGGCGGCGACCAACAGGAACAATGGCAGTTGCTGTTCTTCCTGCGTCATGTGCACCATGGCCTCAACCTGCAGGAAGCGATTGACCTGCCGATGTCGCACACCATGCATTTCCCCACGTCGTTCTACCCGCGCGACCGCAAGCCGGGCCACCTGGCGGTGGAAGCCAGCTTTGGCGCCGATGTGATCGATGGCCTGCGCCAGCGTGGGCATCAGATCGAAGAGGTGCCAGCGTGGTCGGTGGGGCGTTTGACGGCCGCTTCGCGGGATGAAGACGGCCTCTTGCACGCGGCGGCCACGCCGCGGCTGATGCAGGCCTACGCCATCGGCCGCTGACCGTTCTGGAATCGGGCGCCGCGCCTGTGGCGCCCGGGTTCTTCGGTCTGTCCGGGCTGCGGGAATCATGCCGCCTTGCGGCGTTTTGCCGGCATGGGCTATCTTTCTTCCATGACCTCATCCGACCAGCGCCCACGCACCGGAGCGCGCTCCCTGACGGGACAAGAGCCCCTATTCATCGTCCTCAACACCGGATCGGGGCGCGGCGACGCGCAGGTCCTGCAGGACACCATCCGCGGCATCCTCGACGAGGCGGGCAGGCGCTATACGCTGATGGCCGTAGACGACCCCAAACGCCTGACCGAGACGGCGCAGGCCGCCGTCAAGCGCGCCCAGGACGAGCAGGGCGTCGTCATCGCAGCGGGCGGCGACGGTACGCTCAACGCGGTCGCCGCCACCGTGCTGGGCAAGGGCGTGCCGTTCGGCATCCTGCCGCAGGGCACTTTCAATTATTTCGGACGCACCTACGGAATTTCACAAGACACGGATGTCGCGCTGCGTGGCTTTCTTCAGGGGCACATCGAACCCGTGCGTGTCGGTCAGTTGAACGGCCACCTGTTCCTGGTCAACGCCAGCCTGGGGCTTTACCCCACGTTGCTGGAAGACCGCGAGGCCTACAAGCAGCGCTTCGGCCGCAGCCGGATGGTGGCGCTGTGGTCGGGGCTGGTCACCTTGCTGCGCGCGCCGCGCCAACTTCGGCTGCAACTGGAAGAGGAGGGCCAGCTGCGCGACCTGCGCACGCCGACGCTGGTGGTGGGCAACAACAAACTGCAACTGGAACATATCGGCATCGAGTCCAGTGAACTGGAAAGCAACCGCCTCGTGGCGATGACGGTCAAGCCCGTCGGCACGCTTGCGCTGTATGGGCTGCTGGTGCGCGGCCTGTTCAGTCGCCTGGGCGAAGCTGAACACGTCATCAGCTTCGGCTTTGACCGCATGCGGGTGCGGATACGCGGGCGCAACCGCGTCAAGGTGGCGATGGACGGCGAGATTTCCTGGATGAGCACGCCGCTCGAATTCAAGGTGGCCGATGAGCAACTGCCGCTGGTGGTGCCCGCTGACTCGCAATACCTGGACCGCTCATGACGCGGATACTGCAATTGTCCGACACGCATTTCGGTACGGAACGCAAACCCGTGGTGGAGGCGGCGCTGGATCTGGCGCGCGCGTTGAAACCTGATCTGGTGGTGCTCAGTGGCGACATCACCCAGCGTGCCCGACGCGCGCAATTCGCCGCGGCACGCCGGTTCATTGAGCGCCTGTCGCTGCCCGTGCTGGCCGTGCCGGGCAACCACGACATTCCGCTGTTCAACCTTTTCGCCCGCGCGCTCAACCCTTACGGTAACTACCGCCGGGCACTGGGGGCGGTGCTGGAACCCGTCTTTGAAAGCCCCGGGTTGCTGGCCATCGGCGTGAATACCACGCGGCCGCGCCGCCATAAGGACGGCGAGATCTCCGACGCGCAGATTGCACGCGTCGCGCAACGCCTGCGCCAGGCTCGGCCAGGCCAATTGCGTATCGTCGTGGCGCATCACCCCGTCCGGGCCAAGGTGGAATCCGACCTGTCCAACCTGCTCAACGGGCGCGAACGGGCGCTGGCGGCGTGGGCGCAGGCGGGAATCGACCTGGTCTTGGGCGGACATATCCATCTGCCCTACGTGCTGCCGCTATCGGCGGCGGGGCAGCCGGCCGGCTGGATCGTGCAGGCCGGTACGGCATGCTCGCGCCGGGTTCGCGGCAGCGTGCCGAATTCGGTGAACGTGATTACCCATGAAGGCCAGGACGGCCAGCAGCTTTGCCATGTCGAACGCTGGGACTATGCCGAGGGTACGCACGTGTTCGCGCCCGTCGACAAGACGCTGGTGACCACCTTATGAGCGAGGTGTATGCGCAATGGGCCGCGTCCCACGCGATGGAATTGTTTATCGCGCTGCCGGTGTTGGCCGGCGCGGCGGCGTTGTTGGTCGTCCGGGCGTTTGTCGGAGGCTCCGCCTTGACGCGCCGCGCCATGGTCGGCGCGGGCGTGTCGGCCGGCGTGGCGATCTTCCTGGTGTTGGCGGCGGCGGTACATAGCCGGGGGCGCGTCGTGGCGTTCGACGGCGCCTTGGCTGACGCGTTGAGCATGTCGATGGATGCGTCCTTGCTGTGGCTGCTGTCCTGGGTCACGTATTTGGGCGATCGCAACTTCCTTACCGTGCTCAGCGTGGCGATGACGCTGTATCTGCTTTGGACGGGACGGTGGCGGCTTGCGGCGTTTTGCGCCATCACCACGGGTTTGGGCGGGCTGCTTAACCGGGTGCTCAAAGTGACGTTCGAGCGCGTTCGCCCTGAGCACGACCATGGGTTTGCCGCCGCCATGGGCTGGAGCTTTCCCAGCGGCCACGCCTCGGCGGCCATGGCCGTGTACGGCACGGCCTGCTATCTGCTGTGGCGTCTGGCGCCTGCGTCGTGGCGCTGGCCTGGCGTGGCGGCTGCCGCGGCGCTGATCATGGCAATCGGCCTCAGCCGCATCTTGCTACAGGTGCATTTCGCCAGCGATGTGACGGCGGGGTTTGCCGTCACCCTGGCATGGCTGGCGG
It contains:
- a CDS encoding helix-turn-helix transcriptional regulator; the protein is MSDSPSHPVTWMPHQPADRVLMILKTRGPQSTAVIAKAMDVTGEAVRQQMTRLHADGLVDSESHSAGRGRPTQIWFLTEAGHARFPDTHAEMTVQMIGAVRQVFGDEGVEKLIQAREGAMLDGYRKAMAGATDLQARLERLVQVRSAEGYMAELRADGDGFLFIENHCPICSAAKACMGFCRSELDLFRKVLGAGVRVEREEHILSGARRCAYRVGAD
- a CDS encoding LysR family transcriptional regulator, giving the protein MTLKQLEAFYWAATCASFAVAAERLHLSVSSLSKRITELEEALGQSLFDRSGHKAVLTDAGQRLVPQARELLAAADQVRASMAETPGLRGRCRFGVGELTALTWLPRLIGVVRAAYPDLVLEPYVDIGQVLEQRVADGELDFAVIAGRSSRANISSTPIGEARFAWAAAPAVLDGETRMTPALLARLPLVMLPAGAGTTRIIDDWLAGREAVGERLCCNNWGAIVGLLIEGTGVGLIPEHWARALQAEGSLRLLQGDPEPAALPYAFQQRRDDARPLVARLRESVAAAVDFSAPCRLP
- a CDS encoding ABC transporter substrate-binding protein, which encodes MRKLCLAMAMAGMLASGLAQAQSTLRIGLQDDPDVLDPARARTFVGRIVFASLCDKLVDISPDLKFVPQLAQSWTIGPDNKTLTFKLRTDAVFHDGTPVNAAAVKANLDRARTLPDSNRKSELATVASVDAPDEHTVVLNLSQPDASLLSQLSDRAGMMMSPASFDKDPGGKPVCSGPYQFKERVQNDRIVLEKFPKYWDAANYHFDRLIFTPIPDTTVRLNNLRAGDLDIIERVAPSDAKAVKDDGNLRLAPVTGLGFQSISINLGNGARADNPLAKDKRVRQALDLAIDRDVLNQVIGEGMFQPAYQPFPPASFAYNTAFEHKGRDPKKAQALLKEAGFDRVKFEITFGNNTTMQQVFELVQAMGSEAGFDITLRPVEFASLQSSLARGDFQVGQSGWSGRVDPSGNIHQYLSCKGNLNDGKFCDAGVDKLLNDARAEADTVKRRALYDQVLTSMQDQRPIIYLFYLPWTFGVQKKVEGFVPYPDGLIRLKGVTIAKK
- a CDS encoding gamma-glutamyltransferase family protein, which encodes MFTTRPEILGTFGVVTSTHWLASAAGMSLLERGGNAFDACAASAFVLQVVEPHLVGPAGEVPAIFYSARTGRLEVLCGQGTTPAAATLERYRAEGLKLIPGNGLLATVIPGAFDAWMLLLRDHGTMRVRDVLEPAIYYAEHGHALMPRISNTIAGLKDFFQTHWPTTAQVYVPDGKVPEARKLFRNPALARTWTRVLKEAESVGADRERQIEAARDAFYRGFIAEEIDRFARNTDVMDESGATHRGVITADDLAGWSASYDTPLTYDYHGYTVAKAGAWSQGPVFLQTLALLKNMDLAGVGPNSVEFIHRVTEAMKLAFADREAYYGDPAFIDVPLAHLLSDAYSAERRALIGEMASHDLLPGRVPGFEAQVARVMDTLERLSPVSAPGSATNEPTLADMRASDTRASNMHASAKRGDTTHVDVIDRWGNMISATPSGGWFQSSPVIPELGFGLNTRAQMFWLEEGLPGTLAPGKRPRTTLTPSLALRNGKPYLAFGTPGGDQQEQWQLLFFLRHVHHGLNLQEAIDLPMSHTMHFPTSFYPRDRKPGHLAVEASFGADVIDGLRQRGHQIEEVPAWSVGRLTAASRDEDGLLHAAATPRLMQAYAIGR
- a CDS encoding diacylglycerol/lipid kinase family protein, producing MTSSDQRPRTGARSLTGQEPLFIVLNTGSGRGDAQVLQDTIRGILDEAGRRYTLMAVDDPKRLTETAQAAVKRAQDEQGVVIAAGGDGTLNAVAATVLGKGVPFGILPQGTFNYFGRTYGISQDTDVALRGFLQGHIEPVRVGQLNGHLFLVNASLGLYPTLLEDREAYKQRFGRSRMVALWSGLVTLLRAPRQLRLQLEEEGQLRDLRTPTLVVGNNKLQLEHIGIESSELESNRLVAMTVKPVGTLALYGLLVRGLFSRLGEAEHVISFGFDRMRVRIRGRNRVKVAMDGEISWMSTPLEFKVADEQLPLVVPADSQYLDRS
- a CDS encoding metallophosphoesterase family protein, which codes for MTRILQLSDTHFGTERKPVVEAALDLARALKPDLVVLSGDITQRARRAQFAAARRFIERLSLPVLAVPGNHDIPLFNLFARALNPYGNYRRALGAVLEPVFESPGLLAIGVNTTRPRRHKDGEISDAQIARVAQRLRQARPGQLRIVVAHHPVRAKVESDLSNLLNGRERALAAWAQAGIDLVLGGHIHLPYVLPLSAAGQPAGWIVQAGTACSRRVRGSVPNSVNVITHEGQDGQQLCHVERWDYAEGTHVFAPVDKTLVTTL
- a CDS encoding phosphatase PAP2 family protein, coding for MSEVYAQWAASHAMELFIALPVLAGAAALLVVRAFVGGSALTRRAMVGAGVSAGVAIFLVLAAAVHSRGRVVAFDGALADALSMSMDASLLWLLSWVTYLGDRNFLTVLSVAMTLYLLWTGRWRLAAFCAITTGLGGLLNRVLKVTFERVRPEHDHGFAAAMGWSFPSGHASAAMAVYGTACYLLWRLAPASWRWPGVAAAAALIMAIGLSRILLQVHFASDVTAGFAVTLAWLAVCVVVAERYCGSRRAEQQP